A window of Silurus meridionalis isolate SWU-2019-XX chromosome 4, ASM1480568v1, whole genome shotgun sequence contains these coding sequences:
- the tlcd4a gene encoding TLC domain-containing protein 4-B produces MDAFSQLILLIAAVSFCTFQWLFHSLSPWLSCRISPGFWKLSHKQQVEWNSRTVSTFHAILVGLFCLYILFFDEAINQDPVWGDPTMVKINVGITTGYLISDLLLIFYYWKAIGDKFFVVHHLAALYAYYFVLGQGMLPYFANFRLLAEFSTPCVNQRWFFEVLGYPKSSRLNIVNGMLMAAVFFMVRIAVMPVYYSRMYTVYGTEAFYRVSFGGRSAWIFSSICLDIMNVMWMHKIVRGCYKVLRSGRHVKSQTQQNGKIN; encoded by the exons ATGGATGCCTTTAGCCAGCTGATCTTGCTCATTGCAGCAGTCAGTTTTTGCACCTTCCAGTGGCTCTTCCACAGCTTGAGTCCCTGGTTGTCATGCAGGATCAGCCCAGGCTTCTGGAAACTCAGCCACAAGCAGCAAGTTGAGTGGAACTCAAG GACAGTGTCCACATTCCATGCCATACTGGTCGGGCTCTTTTGCCTCTACATCCTTTTCTTTGATGAAGCCATCAATCAGGACCCTGTGTG GGGAGATCCAACAATGGTGAAGATAAACGTGGGAATAACAACAGGCTACCTCATATCTG atctGCTGCTCATATTTTACTATTGGAAGGCGATAGGGGACAAGTTTTTTGTAGTTCACCACCTGGCTGCATTGTATGCTTACTACTTTGTACTG GGTCAAGGAATGTTGCCTTATTTTGCTAACTTCCGTCTGCTAGCAGAGTTTTCCACCCCATGTGTGAACCAGCG CTGGTTTTTTGAAGTGTTAGGTTACCCTAAATCCTCCAGACTCAACATTGTCAATGGTATGCTCATGGCAGCTGTGTTTTTCATGGTGCGCATCGCGGTCATGCCCGTTTACTACAGCCGTATGTACACTGTATACGGCACGGAGGCCTTCTACAGGGTGTCATTCGGTGGCCGCAGTGCCTGGATCTTTTCCAGCATCTGCTTGGACATCATGAACGTCATGTGGATGCATAAGATTGTTCGCGGCTGCTATAAGGTTCTACGCTCTGGCCGGCACGTCAAATCCCAGACtcaacaaaatggaaaaattaacTAA